The Flammeovirga yaeyamensis genome segment AACGTTATATATAATAAATGAATTGATATTCACAATCAGTTTAACTGATTTAAAGATACATAGAAAGATAAGAGTAATAGTTAGTTTTTAGTAAAAAGAGCCTGGAGTTTCTCCAAGCTCTTTTTTTGTATTGAAACATTAATATTTAAGATAATTTTATGTTAATTTTTATTGACAAATAATTAGAAACCTACCTATTAAACTTACCGTTAAATAGTTAGAATTCAGAAAGAAATAATATCAGGAAACTGATTAAAGATATATAGAAAGATAAGAGTAATAGTTAGTTTTTGGGTTGAAAAGAGCTTGGAGTTTCTCCTGGCTCTTTTTTTATTACTTAGCTTATTTAAGCCTTGAATTAATATTAAATGTTATTGACAATATCATTTAAACCCTAATGACGAAAGTTCGTTATAACAAATAAATGAATAGATATTCACATCAGTAAATGCTGATTTAAGATATATAGAAAGATAAGAGTAATAGTTAGTTTTTGGGTTAAAAAGAGTTTGGAGTTTCTCCTAGCTCTTTTTTTTATTCCCTCCATTTTACAATCTAAAATTATGGTAAACAATTTTGACATAAACCTCTAATCTCAAATAGGAAACATCGTTATGATAAATAAAATTTAAGAAAAATAAATCCGTTATTCTGATTATAAGACATATAGAAAGTTAAGAGTAATTGTTAGTTTTTGGGGTATGAAAAAAAAGAGCATTAGGTATGCTTAGTACTCTTTTTTTATTAAATCAATCTGATTAATAAAATATATACTACACAACTTAAATGAACAATTATTCATTTAATATTGAATTAATTACAATTGTATTAACCGGACTTCAATATTGTATTAATTGCTTTAGAAATTGTATTTATTATTGAAAATCTTCACTGTTTTAATAGTATTATTATTAACTTGCAGGCATAATAAGATATGATAGTCCATCGTTAGGACTAATAATAAATATACTATCACTTGTAACTAGTATGTCAGCAGAACAAGCCATAACAGAATATAGGCCGCTATTGTATGCAGTGGCTTACAGAATCCTTGGGGTTGCCAGCGATGCCGAAGACATGGTACAAGAAACTTTTTTGAAAATTATGAGAGTCGATCTTTCGAAGATCGAGGACATTAAAAATTATCTAATCAAAACGATAACCAATACCTGTCTTAATCACTTAGAAGCTCTTAAAAGAAAAAAAGAACATCTTGTAGATAATTGGTCAAACATTACTCATAACTTCCACTTCGATCCTTTCGATCAATGGTCATCTGATAAAGCCTCAGAAATTTCTGAAGGTTTAAGAAATATGATGAAACGTCTGAACGATTCTGAATTAGGGGTTTATCTATTAAAAGAAGCATTCAATTTAAATTATAACGAGATTACAGAGATTGCTAAGAAAAAAGCAGATCACTGTCGTCAACTTTTCCACCGATCAAAAATGAAATTGGAAGATGGGAAAGACAAATTTAATGTTGATCCAGAAAAACACTTCCAAATCTTTAAGAGATTCCAACAAGCCAACAAAGATGGAGAGGTAAGAAGTCTTGTAGATTTTATTTTTGGTGATAAAAAATCAAAGCAAAAAAATAATTTAGCAAATAATAGTTAATCGCTATTTAAAGTCTAAACACACAAATAAGATTATATAAAGTATTTATTGCATTAACAGAACAAAATACACTTATTTATAATCATTCATTATTAGGGATTTAAGATCAAAAAAAGGTTTTAAATCCCTTTTCTTATACCTTAAAAGGTTGATTTAAAAGTATTTGATACACTTAACAAAAATGCAAAAACTAGTAAAATTGCCATCAAATAATGATTAATATCATTCCATAACAGAAGATACTAATATATGTTTGCAAGTGTAAATGATAAGAACAATTAAGCGTGTCTATCGTTTATCAAAATAGTTAGAAAAATTATTTATTAATTTAATATTTAAATAACAATTATGTCAGCAATTAAAGTAGGTATCAACGGTTTTGGTCGTATCGGTCGTTTCGTTTTCCGTGCATCTGTAGAAAGAGAAGATATTGAGGTAGTAGGTATTAATGACCTTATCGATGTTGAGTACATGGCTTACATGCTTAAGTACGATTCAACTCACGGACGTTTCAACGGTACAGTTGAGATCGTTGACGGTAACTTAGTTGTTAATGGTAAAACAGTTCGCGTTACAGCTGAGCGTAACCCAGAAGATTTGAAGTGGGACGCAGTTGGCGCTGAAGTAGTTGTTGAATCAACTGGTTTATTCTTAACTGACGAAACTGCACGTAAGCACATCACTGCTGGTGCTAAGAAAGTTGTTATGTCTGCTCCTTCTAAAGACGCAACTCCAATGTTCGTTATGGGTGTAAACAACAACGAATATGCTGGTCAAGATATCGTTTCTAACGCTTCTTGTACTACAAACTGTTTAGCTCCTATCGCTAAAGTTCTTAACGACAAGTGGGGTATCAAAGACGGTTTGATGACTACAGTTCACGCTACTACTGCAACTCAAAAAACAGTTGACGGTCCTTCAATGAAAGACTGGAGAGGTGGACGTGGTGCTGGTCAAAACATCATCCCTTCTTCTACTGGTGCTGCTAAAGCTGTAGGTAAAGTAATTCCTGCATTGAACGGTAAATTAACTGGTATGGCTTTCCGTGTACCAACTCCAGACGTTTCAGTTGTTGATTTAACTGTAAACTTAGAGAAGCCAGCTACTTACGCTGAAATCTGTGCTGAAATGAAAAAAGCTTCAGAAGGTGAATTAGCAGGTGTTCTTGGTTACACTGAAGATATGGTTGTTTCTAACGACTTTATCGGTGAAGTTCAAACTTCAGTATTTGATGCTAACGCTGGTATCGCTCTTACTGATACTTTCGTTAAAGTTGTATCTTGGTATGACAACGAAATCGGATACTCGAACAAAGTTCTTGATCTAGTAGCTCACATCTACAACGCATAATTGTAGATTGAAAATATAGATTTTATATTTAAGGGTAAATCTTCGGATTTACCCTTTTTTTATTTTTTAAATTGATATTACCACATCCTTTTACGTTCATACAATTCTATTGTTGCTTATTGTAAGATCGTGATACCGTGCAGCATGAAAAACTTTTTTATCAAGATATTAATTCTCTTTTGTACCCACTCACTTTTTGGTCAGGATTGCACATCAGAAAAACTTTCTAAGCATTGGAAGTTAAGAGTTAATCTAAGTACGTTTGTCGCCCAAAAAGAAGGTGTCGATATTGATCCTAAATTCATTAATTATGATTTTATGAATTTACCAATTGGCGTGCCTTTCAATTATTTAGATTATGTACAACTTGATCAATATAACTATGTAAACATTGGTGATGATAAATTGATTTCTCCAGCATTTGAGGCTTACAAGAAGATGAAAATTGCTGCGAATAAAAACAATGCCGTTATTAATATCAAATCGTCTTATCGAAATAAAAGTACTCAAACATATATGTTGAATAAACACGGTGCACATCAAGCTGAAACTCCAGGTTATTCAGAACATCATTTACTCACGACCATTGATATTCGCTATTGTGGAGAGAACACAAAGTTATTTTTATGGATGTTGAATCATGCTCATGAATATGGATGGATCCCCTCCTATTACTTCCGTAAAGGCACCCAAATTAGAAGAGAAGCATGGCATTGGAGATATGTAGGTATAGAAGCTGCTCAGTGGTTTAGATGTACATGGAATACAGAATATTCAAATGAAATATACCGCTTGAATAGAATCTAGTTTTACTGAATTTCTTTATAATATTACAAGCATCTTAACAGTGACTAATAAAATTTGTATATTAGTTATATCATCAATTACTACTTTCTAACCCAATAACTCTGTTTAGATGTATACTAAAAGGAACTATTCTGTGGCCATCATGGTCAAATGGACCCGAAGATATATTTATCATTTTATACTCCTTTCTATCATCCCTGTTTTCTTATATGATATTTTAAATTGGAAATGGCTACAACTCCCTTGGCTCCCTATTGGTTTGGTAGGTACAGCTTTAGCTTTTATTATTGGTTTTAAAAATAATGCATCCTATGGACGAGCTTGGGAGGCTCGAAAAATCTATGGAGGTATTGTCAATACTTCTAGATTACTTGCCACAATGGTAAATGATTTTATTACCAATGAGCATGCTACAGAAAAAAGAACTGATCAAGATTTTTTTGAAATAAAGAAAACCATTATCCATCGACATATTGCTTGGATGACTTGCTTAAGACATGCTTTGAGAACTAAAAAACCGTGGGAAACATCTTTCACCAATATATCAGATAAAGAATATATGAAGCATATAAATATTAGAGAATACAATATAACCCTAGAAGACGATTTAGCTGAATATGTTAGCCCAAATGAAAAAGAAATGATTTTTTCGTATACCAATAAATCAAATGCATGTCTGAATTTACAATCACAACAATTCAAAGAATTAAAATTAACTGGATTGATTGAAGATTTCAGACATATTGAGTTTCAGCATTTGGTAGAAAAACTATTTGATTTACAAGGCAAAGCTGAACGTATTAAAAATTACCCCTATCCTAGACAGTTTGCTACGCTGAATTTATTCTTCGTTTGGATTTTTGTTATTCTTCTACCTCTTGGATTGATGAGCGAATTTGATAAAATAGGTCAATCTATAATGGAACAAGGCTACTCTTCATTTTTTATTTTTGACTTCATTGTAAGAAACTTCGTTTGGTTGACTATACCATTTAGTATTGTTATTTCCTGGATATTCTTTACGATGGAAAGAGTGGGTGATGTATCAGAGAATCCATTCGAAGGTATTGGAAATGATGTGCCTATAACCACTATGTCAAGAGGAATAGAAATTGATATACGTGAGATGATTGGAGAAGATAAAAAAGACATTCCTGATCCAATTCCGGAATCTGCGAATGCACAGATGTAAAAAAGAGGTTGATCTATATATCATGGATCAACCTCTCTTTATTTATGCTAAAATCTATTCAATTTTTATAAAGCTTTTGTAAAACAACGCTTTCTTTTATGTTGAATATGATCATAGTTTTTCCAGTTTTGAATAGCTTTCTGGTTCGTTTCGAACATACCTGTGGTCTCTAAATATTTAATGCCATTTTCTTGCATTGTTCTTTGAAGTTCACCTACTAACATTACTCCACCACCCAATCTTTGTAATTTTGGATGAACTGCAGTTAATAAGAAATCACAAGTGTCGTTCTTTTTCAAAGCTTGCATAATGTGGTACCATCCAAACGGCCATATGCTTCCGTTGGCTTTTTGAAGCGCTCTTGATAATGAAGGCATACCAATTACGAAACCTAACATTTCCTCATCCTCTTCAGACAACAACACCTTCACATATTTAGGTGATAATAACTTCAAGAACTTCTTCTTATAGTATTCTACCATTTCTTTATCAAATGATATTACACTATAAAGATCTTTAAATGATTCCCCTAGAAGGTTAAATATATCATCAGCATATTCGATTAACTCATCGTTTGACTTGAAAGAAACAATTTTAGTTTTTGTTCTTCTCATCAAAAGCGTCGCTCCTTTCTTTCCTTTTTCAATAACCTCTTCATCAAGGGTTAATCTAAACTCAATCCAATCGACAAGTTTATCATAACCTAAAGCCTCTAAATGCTCTTTATAATAAGGTAAATGATATTCTGATGCGACAGAAGGCAAGTGATCATGACCTTCAATCATCATACCTTGGTGGTCCAAGTTAGTGTATCCTAAAGGTCCAACAATACCTGTCATTCCTTTTTCTTTACCCCACTTTTCTGCCGTTTCAAGTAAAGTCTGAACTACTTCTCTATCATCAATAAATTCTAAACGAGAAAAACGTACATTTTTTTCGTCAGCTTTTTCATTGTATTTGTGATTGATAATCGCACCAATTCTTCCTACACATTTTCCATTTTTAAAGGCAAGCCAAAATTCGGTATCACAGAACTTCTCAAATGGGTTATCTTCAGTAAAGATTGATAATTCGTCTTTCTTAATAGGCGGCACCCAATAGGTATTTCCTTTATATAAATCAAATTGAAGATTGACAAACTCCTTTTGATCTTTTTTAGTGGTTACTTTACGTATCTCCAGACTCATAATCTATTGTAAAATTCCTAGAATTTTTTTCGTTTTTTTATTTTAACATGCAATTTAAAACCTTTTGAATAATCCTATATATATTCGCCTGAAAACTTATATTTATGTATGTTTTTTTTAAGATTATAGTCACTATAAATAATATATTTTAGCTAAATGAATAAAATCATCACCCTTTTTTTATTCCTTCTCTTTATTAACTGTTCGCATTCAAATTCTGACAAACAAAAAAATGAAGAAGGCACAATTGGAAGAAATGGAATGGTCTCTACTGCACATCCTTTAGCCTCCGAAATTGGATTAAATATTCTAAAGCAAGGAGGTAATGCATTTGATGCCGCAGTGGCTATACAATTTGCTCTTGCGGTTGCCTACCCTCGAGCAGGTAACATTGGAGGGGGTGGCTTTATGGTTTATTACACCAAAGACAACGCTTACGGAAGTTTAGACTTTAGAGAAAAAGCTCCATTAAAAAGTCATAGAGATATGTTTCTTAATAAATATGGTAACACAATAGATAATCTTTCTCTAAGAGGTGCACTTGCAGTTGGAGTTCCTGGTACCGTGGATGGTATGGTAAAAATCCATGAAAAATTAGGTCATTTACCTTGGAAACACTTGCTACAACCTGCTATAGATTTAGCAAAAAACGGGGTTATCTTAACTGATCAAGAAGCAAAAAAAATAAATCAATATCTTGATGATTTTAATGAAGTTAATCCTCAAAAAATACCATTCACGACTTCTACCGAATGGAAAGAAGGTGATCGAATTCATTATCAAAAATTAGCCGAAACTTTAAAGTTAATTCAAGAAAAGAAAAGAGATGGTTTTTATAAAGGTACTGTGGCACAAGCAATTATTGATGAAATGAATCAACATCATGGTATCATCTCACAAAAAGACTTAGATGCATATTCAGCAAAATGGAGGACTCCTATCACTGCTACTTTTCAAGATTCTCTTCAATTAATTAGTATGCCTCCTCCTTCCTCTGGAGGTATTGCCTTAGCTCAAATTCTTAAATGTTTAGATGAAATTGATAATAACCGTATGTCGTTCAACGATTTCGAATGGGCACACACTTTGATCGAATTAGAAAGAAGAGCCTATGCTGATAGAGCGACCTATTTAGGTGATGACGATTTTATTGATGTCCCCACCGAACTTTTATTATCAAAAAAATATTTAAGACAGCGATTAGAAAATTTTAATCCTAATAAAGCCACCCCTTCTCAAGAGATAAAAGCAGGAAATGTATTCACCATAGAAAGTTTCGAAACCACTCATTTCTCTATAGTAGACAAAGAAGGAAATGCTGTAGCAATTACTACAACGCTCAACGGTAATTTCGGAAGTAAGCTTTTCGTTCAAGGTGGTGGATTTTTCCTAAACAACGAAATGGATGACTTTAGCATTAAGCCTGGAGTTCCTAATCAATTTGGTTTAGTAGGTGGCACAGCAAATGAGATCCAACCGGAAAAAAGAATGTTATCGAGCATGACACCAACAATTATATTAAAGAATGGAAAGTTATTTATGGTTGTTGGCACTCCTGGTGGATCAACAATTATTACATCGGTATTACAAACTATAGTCAATGTATCTGAATTTGGAATGAATATGCAAGAAGCCGTTTACGCTAAAAAGTTTCATTCCCAATGGATGCCCGACAAAGTATATTATGAAGATGGTGCATTTAGTGATCAAACAATAGAAAAACTGAGATCGATGGGGCACGACTTAGAAATAACAGAGCAATTAGGTAAAATGGATTGTATTTTAATTCGAAAAGATTCGACATTAGAAGGGGCCTCAGATGTTAAAAGAGGAGATGGAAGGGCATTAGGTTATTAATTTTGTTTAAAAATGTTAAAATTTGAACTTAAAATGTAAAAATTACACTAATGATTTGCGTATTAATTACACTTTTAGTTGATTTGTAATACCGATAAACAATATAGTAATAACACAATGCTAGATCGAGAGATTTTGAGAACGTCTCTTGATTGTTTGAAACACACAATCGCACACACAACACTAGAAAAAGCAGATCAATTTGTGATCTGCTTTTTTTTTGTGTTCTTACTTTAGTAGGTATAATCAAAAAATCACTTTCTTTTCTTAAATGACCAAGTGAAGTAAAAAGTAGAAACAACCTGTCCATTGGGCATTTTCCCTTCTGTTTTCATTTTCACTTCAACCGACTCTCCTGTTTCATAAGCCTTTTCAATTCCTTTTTGTACCATTTCTCCATCTACACAAGTAAATGTTACTTTATCAGTTGCCTTTTTAATAAACTTTGCCTCCATATCAACAATAATAAAAGCAATGGTTTTTAAATGATCACTTAGGTGAAGCATCCCCAATGCTGCAGTTGACAGTTCAGCAGCCATACTTTGAGCAGCAAAATAGGTTGATTTAAAAGGGTTTTTATTCAAAAACTTGTAAGGTAGAGACGTCGTACACTGTTCCCCTTCCAAGGTTTCTAACTTCATACCTGCTATAAAACCTAAAGGTACTTGTGTTAAAGTAAAAAGTTTAAACTTAAATGGATGTAGCATCTTTTTCGCAAACTTCTCCTGCTTAACACTCAATTGCACTATGGGTGTTTCCTTAACTGTTTGATTCATGTGTGTTTGGTGTTTTTAAAATAAGTGAATAGTTGTTTTTACAATATACTAATATTCTAGAGGTTTTTAAATAAATGTAAAAGGAAAAGTAGTATTATATATCATTCGATATCATTCACATTTTTTTTCAATTATGTTAAAACTTTCTTATCTGAATTTAGGTTTATAATGATAGCTCTTAAGAAATTAAACTCCTTTTGTTATGACTATTTTGCTTACTATTTATTTAATCATTGCCAATATTGCTGTCATCCTAAAATGTTATCAAGTTTTCTTGAAAAAGATGTTAGTACAAAATGCATTTGCAGCTTTAGCCGTAATAGTTGCTGTTTTAGTATCTGTCGATATTTTCTTTTACGGACAGTTGACCAACGGATATGGTAATTTTATGTCAATGAATTTATAAGTCAGTACATAGATTTAGGATGTACGCATTACTTCTTTTTAGTTTATCTATTTATATGTAAATTTGATAGACGAAAGTTGAAATCATATAATAGTACAAACCTATTTTTATATGCTGCAAGGAACCGAATCAAAAGTGGATATTCCAACAAGAGAAAACCATAGTCTATCTTTAATTAGAGAGGATGCTCCAAAAGAAATTAAGGAGAATGCTCATATACTAGACGATCATTTTGATCTCGGTTATGCCTATAGTATTAGTAAATTGCTTCTTCATTATATTAATGAAGGGTATTTTAGAATAAAATTTATTGGTTTCGATCAGCTACCTGAACGAAATAATCCTGATGCTCCATTAATATATGCGAGTAATCACTCTGGAATGGCTTTTCCCTGGGATGCCATTTCTTTTGTTTCAGGCCTTTTCGAAAAAAGTGATTTCAATTTAAAAAATAGTGTTCGAGCAATAACTGCCCCTGCCCTTTCACGTAGTAAATTTATGAACCCATTTATTCTTCCAAATTTTTGGAAAAAATTGGGTGCCGTAGATGCAACATGGCTAAATTATGAAACAGCTATGCATACCAATGCTAGTAACGTTTTAGTTTATCCAGAAGGTGTTCCCGGAATTGGTAAAGGATTTAATAATAAATATACTCTACAACGATTAGCAACATCAACGCTAAGAATGAGTATAAAATATAAAACGGATATCATTCCTTTTGCCACTGTAAATGGAGAATACATTAATCCATTTAGCTACAGTGTTTCACTTATTAACGATTTTGTCCAAAAATTAGGTATCCCATTCCTTCCTTTGGGTTTTATGACCACCATGATTCCTATACAACCTTGGTTGTTTTATTTTGCCTTCCCTGCTAACCTCACTTTTGTTAGAGGTAAAAGAATTAGCCCTTATAAAATGATTGGGGAAAAGGATATTGA includes the following:
- a CDS encoding sigma-70 family RNA polymerase sigma factor produces the protein MSAEQAITEYRPLLYAVAYRILGVASDAEDMVQETFLKIMRVDLSKIEDIKNYLIKTITNTCLNHLEALKRKKEHLVDNWSNITHNFHFDPFDQWSSDKASEISEGLRNMMKRLNDSELGVYLLKEAFNLNYNEITEIAKKKADHCRQLFHRSKMKLEDGKDKFNVDPEKHFQIFKRFQQANKDGEVRSLVDFIFGDKKSKQKNNLANNS
- the gap gene encoding type I glyceraldehyde-3-phosphate dehydrogenase, which codes for MSAIKVGINGFGRIGRFVFRASVEREDIEVVGINDLIDVEYMAYMLKYDSTHGRFNGTVEIVDGNLVVNGKTVRVTAERNPEDLKWDAVGAEVVVESTGLFLTDETARKHITAGAKKVVMSAPSKDATPMFVMGVNNNEYAGQDIVSNASCTTNCLAPIAKVLNDKWGIKDGLMTTVHATTATQKTVDGPSMKDWRGGRGAGQNIIPSSTGAAKAVGKVIPALNGKLTGMAFRVPTPDVSVVDLTVNLEKPATYAEICAEMKKASEGELAGVLGYTEDMVVSNDFIGEVQTSVFDANAGIALTDTFVKVVSWYDNEIGYSNKVLDLVAHIYNA
- a CDS encoding M15 family metallopeptidase, with protein sequence MKNFFIKILILFCTHSLFGQDCTSEKLSKHWKLRVNLSTFVAQKEGVDIDPKFINYDFMNLPIGVPFNYLDYVQLDQYNYVNIGDDKLISPAFEAYKKMKIAANKNNAVINIKSSYRNKSTQTYMLNKHGAHQAETPGYSEHHLLTTIDIRYCGENTKLFLWMLNHAHEYGWIPSYYFRKGTQIRREAWHWRYVGIEAAQWFRCTWNTEYSNEIYRLNRI
- a CDS encoding bestrophin family protein, which produces MYTKRNYSVAIMVKWTRRYIYHFILLSIIPVFLYDILNWKWLQLPWLPIGLVGTALAFIIGFKNNASYGRAWEARKIYGGIVNTSRLLATMVNDFITNEHATEKRTDQDFFEIKKTIIHRHIAWMTCLRHALRTKKPWETSFTNISDKEYMKHINIREYNITLEDDLAEYVSPNEKEMIFSYTNKSNACLNLQSQQFKELKLTGLIEDFRHIEFQHLVEKLFDLQGKAERIKNYPYPRQFATLNLFFVWIFVILLPLGLMSEFDKIGQSIMEQGYSSFFIFDFIVRNFVWLTIPFSIVISWIFFTMERVGDVSENPFEGIGNDVPITTMSRGIEIDIREMIGEDKKDIPDPIPESANAQM
- a CDS encoding GNAT family N-acetyltransferase: MSLEIRKVTTKKDQKEFVNLQFDLYKGNTYWVPPIKKDELSIFTEDNPFEKFCDTEFWLAFKNGKCVGRIGAIINHKYNEKADEKNVRFSRLEFIDDREVVQTLLETAEKWGKEKGMTGIVGPLGYTNLDHQGMMIEGHDHLPSVASEYHLPYYKEHLEALGYDKLVDWIEFRLTLDEEVIEKGKKGATLLMRRTKTKIVSFKSNDELIEYADDIFNLLGESFKDLYSVISFDKEMVEYYKKKFLKLLSPKYVKVLLSEEDEEMLGFVIGMPSLSRALQKANGSIWPFGWYHIMQALKKNDTCDFLLTAVHPKLQRLGGGVMLVGELQRTMQENGIKYLETTGMFETNQKAIQNWKNYDHIQHKRKRCFTKAL
- the ggt gene encoding gamma-glutamyltransferase, giving the protein MNKIITLFLFLLFINCSHSNSDKQKNEEGTIGRNGMVSTAHPLASEIGLNILKQGGNAFDAAVAIQFALAVAYPRAGNIGGGGFMVYYTKDNAYGSLDFREKAPLKSHRDMFLNKYGNTIDNLSLRGALAVGVPGTVDGMVKIHEKLGHLPWKHLLQPAIDLAKNGVILTDQEAKKINQYLDDFNEVNPQKIPFTTSTEWKEGDRIHYQKLAETLKLIQEKKRDGFYKGTVAQAIIDEMNQHHGIISQKDLDAYSAKWRTPITATFQDSLQLISMPPPSSGGIALAQILKCLDEIDNNRMSFNDFEWAHTLIELERRAYADRATYLGDDDFIDVPTELLLSKKYLRQRLENFNPNKATPSQEIKAGNVFTIESFETTHFSIVDKEGNAVAITTTLNGNFGSKLFVQGGGFFLNNEMDDFSIKPGVPNQFGLVGGTANEIQPEKRMLSSMTPTIILKNGKLFMVVGTPGGSTIITSVLQTIVNVSEFGMNMQEAVYAKKFHSQWMPDKVYYEDGAFSDQTIEKLRSMGHDLEITEQLGKMDCILIRKDSTLEGASDVKRGDGRALGY
- a CDS encoding DUF4442 domain-containing protein, with the translated sequence MNQTVKETPIVQLSVKQEKFAKKMLHPFKFKLFTLTQVPLGFIAGMKLETLEGEQCTTSLPYKFLNKNPFKSTYFAAQSMAAELSTAALGMLHLSDHLKTIAFIIVDMEAKFIKKATDKVTFTCVDGEMVQKGIEKAYETGESVEVKMKTEGKMPNGQVVSTFYFTWSFKKRK
- a CDS encoding lysophospholipid acyltransferase family protein; translated protein: MLQGTESKVDIPTRENHSLSLIREDAPKEIKENAHILDDHFDLGYAYSISKLLLHYINEGYFRIKFIGFDQLPERNNPDAPLIYASNHSGMAFPWDAISFVSGLFEKSDFNLKNSVRAITAPALSRSKFMNPFILPNFWKKLGAVDATWLNYETAMHTNASNVLVYPEGVPGIGKGFNNKYTLQRLATSTLRMSIKYKTDIIPFATVNGEYINPFSYSVSLINDFVQKLGIPFLPLGFMTTMIPIQPWLFYFAFPANLTFVRGKRISPYKMIGEKDIEDVTEEEIYALSEKIHDQMQIELDKAVELYGQKPYNLMDLLEINIKNTGRAFKFFPALWPIIFKQHSNKFQKVKDQISAESGYPKEFDQQLELIKPKVDDEKELDISVSSVVDTLLENPEILLFYTPVAGLLHIFSSK